The proteins below are encoded in one region of Triticum aestivum cultivar Chinese Spring chromosome 1B, IWGSC CS RefSeq v2.1, whole genome shotgun sequence:
- the LOC123114750 gene encoding pentatricopeptide repeat-containing protein At1g09900, giving the protein MASSASVAVLTAPPFPTCPSSDDSDDAKPLPPPPASGETRPPPQHQQRPRWWQLERDCNVAMKALARAGEVDQVLALFTELRASRTGPGGAWPPSVLCYNTLVNALAQAGRVEEAHDAFDEMLAAGVAPNASSLNILVKLHSWRSARFDLAYEVIIRLQELGVEADVGTYSTLVTGLCRVGRVGEAWGVLEWMLEVGCRPMVQTYTPIVQGYCREGRVDEAKELMSTMENTGCPPNVVTYNVLIRALCDAARFDEVRQVLMDSRTKDWKPSTVTYNTFMNGLCKKGMAKEALEQLDVMLGEGLDPTDFTLSILLNCLCHDKRIHDAVCLLERSTSLKCYAGVVAYNTVMSRLGEMGHWMGVLKLLTDMIKRGVMPNTRTFNIVIRSLCFRRKFSIAKSLASNQGFAANVVTYNTLIYFVFYYSRKLSEVKDLIFDMTAERIAPDEVTYTIIVDGLCRDGFFDTATSYFLESLEIGLSRDLFAVLTNRLAHNGKIWETIHIFKGMEEKGLIPDNSIFDLTIRIFCRAGYCHDTDMFKLNFILDTMLGKQ; this is encoded by the coding sequence ATGGCCTCCTCCGCTTCCGTTGCGGTCCTCACCGCACCCCCCTTTCCCACTTGCCCCTCCTCCGACGACTCTGACGACGCCAAGCCCCTCCCGCCTCCACCCGCGTCGGGAGAAACCCGCCCTCCTCCGCAGCATCAGCAGAGGCCGCGGTGGTGGCAGCTGGAGCGCGACTGCAACGTGGCCATGAAGGCCCTGGCGCGTGCGGGCGAAGTCGACCAGGTGCTCGCCCTCTTCACCGAGCTCAGGGCTTCCAGAACCGGCCCGGGTGGTGCCTGGCCGCCCAGTGTGCTCTGCTACAACACTCTCGTCAACGCGCTCGCACAAGCTGGCCGCGTGGAGGAGGCACACGACGCGTTCGACGAAATGCTTGCAGCAGGGGTGGCGCCCAATGCATCGTCCCTCAACATCCTTGTCAAGCTGCATTCGTGGAGATCTGCGCGGTTTGACCTCGCGTACGAGGTGATCATCCGGTTGCAAGAGCTCGGGGTGGAAGCTGACGTGGGCACTTACTCCACGCTTGTCACGGGGCTGTGCCGTGTGGGGAGAGTGGGCGAGGCATGGGGCGTGCTCGAGTGGATGCTGGAAGTGGGGTGCCGTCCCATGGTGCAAACTTATACGCCCATTGTACAGGGGTATTGCCGTGAAGGTCGTGTCGACGAGGCCAAGGAGCTGATGTCCACGATGGAAAATACTGGTTGTCCTCCCAATGTAGTCACCTACAATGTTCTGATCAGGGCTTTGTGTGATGCTGCCAGATTTGACGAAGTCAGGCAGGTTTTAATGGATAGTAGAACCAAGGATTGGAAACCCAGTACTGTCACCTACAACACATTTATGAATGGTCTCTGCAAGAAAGGTATGGCTAAGGAAGCACTTGAGCAGTTGGATGTTATGCTCGGCGAAGGGCTGGATCCCACAGATTTCACTTTGAGTATTCTTCTGAATTGCCTTTGCCATGACAAGAGGATTCATGATGCCGTATGCTTGCTGGAGAGGAGCACATCATTGAAATGCTATGCTGGTGTTGTTGCATACAACACTGTGATGAGCAGGTTAGGTGAAATGGGACATTGGATGGGTGTTCTAAAGTTGTTAACAGACATGATCAAGAGAGGTGTCATGCCAAACACGAGGACGTTCAACATTGTCATTCGTAGTCTTTGCTTTCGCCGAAAGTTCTCCATAGCCAAGAGCCTCGCAAGTAACCAAGGTTTTGCTGCAAATGTCGTGACATACAACACActcatttattttgttttttaCTACAGTCGAAAGCTCAGTGAGGTGAAGGACCTAATATTTGACATGACAGCAGAGAGGATTGCTCCAGATGAAGTTACCTACACTATAATCGTTGATGGATTATGCAGAGATGGATTTTTTGATACAGCCACTAGTTACTTTCTAGAATCGCTTGAGATTGGACTGTCAAGGGATCTTTTTGCTGTCCTTACAAACAGGCTTGCTCACAATGGCAAAATCTGGGAGACTATTCACATATTCAAGGGAATGGAAGAAAAAGGTTTAATCCCTGACAATTCTATATTTGACCTCACAATCAGAATATTCTGTAGGGCTGGTTATTGTCACGACACAGATATGTTTAAGCTTAACTTTATTCTGGATACGATGTTGGGAAAGCAGTGA